The following proteins are co-located in the Calliphora vicina chromosome 2, idCalVici1.1, whole genome shotgun sequence genome:
- the LOC135951813 gene encoding gamma-interferon-inducible lysosomal thiol reductase isoform X2, which translates to MVSATRKRILLLLIVIVLTFLLIRFLLYNGTLLAETQSYRRAPGAPVIVAVFYEALCPDSKHFIMKQLLPAYKEAAPLMDVQLIPYGKATTYTNPDGSYRFDCQHGHLECEANTYHACVTEVVQDALARLEVVACMIRDNHLPKEAFHKCAKQHNIENIDLIQKCYDSSNGSELLKLNGDVTHALRPSITFIPTITLDGSQGRQATILKNLLAEICKIAGDNEKAEEICSKHI; encoded by the exons ATGGTTTCGGCTACACGTAAACGCATTCTCCTTCTATTGATTGTCATTGTACTGACATTTCTGCTAATACGCTTCCTGTTGTACAATGGAACATTATTGGCC GAAACACAAAGCTATAGGAGGGCGCCAGGGGCTCCGGTAATCGTTGCGGTTTTCTATGAAGCCTTGTGTCCGGATAGTAAACACTTTATAATGAAACAATTATTGCCAGCATATAAAGAGGCGGCTCCGCTAATGGATGTGCAGCTAATACCCTACGGCAAGGCTACAACTTACACCAATCCCGATGGCAGTTACCGTTTTGATTGTCAACATGGACACTTGGAGTGTGAGGCAAATACCTATCATGCTTGTGTCACTGAGGTTGTACAAGATGCGCTGGCGCGTCTTGAAGTTGTGGCCTGCATGATACGTGATAATCATTTGCCCAAAGAAGCTTTTCATAAG TGTGCCAAACAGCATAATATCGAAAATATTGATCTCATACAAAAGTGTTATGATAGTTCCAATGGCAGTGAACTGCTGAAATTGAATGGCGACGTTACTCATGCCTTAAGACCCAGCATTACATTTATACCCACTATAACCTTGGACGGTTCCCAAGGACGCCAGgcaactattttgaaaaatctcTTAGCCGAGATCTGCAAAATAGCTGGGGACAATGAAAAGGCCGAAGAAATTTGTAGTAAACATATCTGA
- the LOC135951813 gene encoding GILT-like protein 2 isoform X1: MVSATRKRILLLLIVIVLTFLLIRFLLYNGTLLAVSMQYPQAQVVQNKQHKTSHETQSYRRAPGAPVIVAVFYEALCPDSKHFIMKQLLPAYKEAAPLMDVQLIPYGKATTYTNPDGSYRFDCQHGHLECEANTYHACVTEVVQDALARLEVVACMIRDNHLPKEAFHKCAKQHNIENIDLIQKCYDSSNGSELLKLNGDVTHALRPSITFIPTITLDGSQGRQATILKNLLAEICKIAGDNEKAEEICSKHI; encoded by the exons ATGGTTTCGGCTACACGTAAACGCATTCTCCTTCTATTGATTGTCATTGTACTGACATTTCTGCTAATACGCTTCCTGTTGTACAATGGAACATTATTGGCCGTAAGTATGCAGTATCCACAGGCACAGGTGGTACAAAATAAACAACACAAAACTAGCCAC GAAACACAAAGCTATAGGAGGGCGCCAGGGGCTCCGGTAATCGTTGCGGTTTTCTATGAAGCCTTGTGTCCGGATAGTAAACACTTTATAATGAAACAATTATTGCCAGCATATAAAGAGGCGGCTCCGCTAATGGATGTGCAGCTAATACCCTACGGCAAGGCTACAACTTACACCAATCCCGATGGCAGTTACCGTTTTGATTGTCAACATGGACACTTGGAGTGTGAGGCAAATACCTATCATGCTTGTGTCACTGAGGTTGTACAAGATGCGCTGGCGCGTCTTGAAGTTGTGGCCTGCATGATACGTGATAATCATTTGCCCAAAGAAGCTTTTCATAAG TGTGCCAAACAGCATAATATCGAAAATATTGATCTCATACAAAAGTGTTATGATAGTTCCAATGGCAGTGAACTGCTGAAATTGAATGGCGACGTTACTCATGCCTTAAGACCCAGCATTACATTTATACCCACTATAACCTTGGACGGTTCCCAAGGACGCCAGgcaactattttgaaaaatctcTTAGCCGAGATCTGCAAAATAGCTGGGGACAATGAAAAGGCCGAAGAAATTTGTAGTAAACATATCTGA
- the Polr1F gene encoding DNA-directed RNA polymerase I subunit RPA43, whose product MAKRLQEYVKYTTKELDQYTQTEGSCVRKINTNLHLSMGPFCLADFKHILMAHLVRSKVGFYDVHLDGIVLDVKNIKVLGTTGAMRADDARIHININADVYVFKPEEGAVLTGVVKHIGPHQVGVILYRVFNANLRVAHKVDKDEVQMDQEVKFCIRKYNLQNVFPYIDGELMTPGAEKASAKGKKIVFKQEENGDSGIEEKDGGQELDDLLSVIKSEAPSEFEEAVEQSNRKKSKKSKKSKHTEDSVNAESPVEAVSKKSSKKRKSSNSTTITTNTEDSEAVTLTSPKKIKRELTFSDDSLPPTPKKIKKEKDATSTKKHKSKKNASILDITIKEEEIIDADSD is encoded by the exons atggccAAAAGACTGCAGGAGTATGTTAAGTATACCACGAAGGAGTTGGATCAATATACACAAACAGAAGGCTCATGTGTGCGCAAAATTAATACCAATCTACATTTATCCATGGGCCCATTTTGTTTGGCTGATTTCAAACATATTCTAATGGCCCATTTGGTGCGGAGTAAAGTTGGATTCTATGATGTTCATTTGGATGGCATAGTATTGGATGTTAAGAATATAAAAGTGTTGGGTACAACTGGTGCAATGCGTGCTGATGATGCTCGTATACATATCAATATCAATGCTGATGTTTACGTTTTTAAGCCCGAAGAAGGAGCTGTGCTCACGGGAGTAGTCAAACATATTGGACCCCATCAAGTTGGTGTCATATTGTATCGTGTGTTTAATGCAAATTTGAGAGTAGCCCATAAGGTGGATAAAGACGAAGTACAAATGGATCAGGAAGTTAAGTTCTGTATACGCAAGTATAATCTGCAAAATGTATTCCCATACATAGATGGTGAACTGATGACACCAGGAGCTGAAAAGGCCTCAGCCAAGGGG aaaaaaattgttttcaaacagGAAGAGAATGGAGATTCTGGTATAGAGGAAAAAGATGGAGGACAAGAACTTGATGATTTATTGTCTGTAATTAAATCTGAAGCACCCTCAGAGTTCGAAGAAGCCGTGGAGCAAAGCAATAGaaagaaatctaaaaaatccaaaaaatctaAACATACTGAAGATTCTGTTAATGCTGAGAGTCCTGTGGAAGCAGTTAGCAAAAAATCTtccaaaaaacgtaaaagtTCTAACTCTACAACAATAACGACAAACACAGAAGACAGCGAAGCCGTGACACTAACTTCACCTAAGAAAATCAAACGCGAACTAACTTTTAGTGATGACTCTTTGCCACCCACGCCTAAAAAGATCAAAAAAGAAAAGGACGCCACTTCCACGAAAAAGCACAAGAGTAAAAAAAATGCCTCTATTTTGGACATAACAATAAAGGAAGAAGAAATTATAGATGCAGATAGTGACTGA